In Oncorhynchus masou masou isolate Uvic2021 chromosome 10, UVic_Omas_1.1, whole genome shotgun sequence, a single genomic region encodes these proteins:
- the LOC135546985 gene encoding acetylcholinesterase collagenic tail peptide-like — protein MGRHGQKGEEGTHGSPGVIGLMGQKGEKGDRGWRGLFGDIGRPGTHEGPQGRTGSKGEKGLKGDPGQKGGKGSTGKPGLHGQKGDQGLKAYTGIRGLDGPRGSPGHRGTMGIKGHRGPHGLTGYHGVVGKQGTTGKTGAPGEVYVIQGHRGEKGHKGPAFCNCSSANSFMPIPGTGRYNADKAVSIYIVNGEREMSELRSENVMVLRRDTRMLFVYSGSEWIDVMAQNKHPTASAL, from the exons ATG GGTCGACATGGTCAAAAGGGAGAAGAGGGAACCCATGGTTCCCCTGGTGTGATAGGACTCATGGGCCAAAAG ggagagaagggggacagAGGCTGGCGTGGTTTATTCGGTGACATTGGCAGACCTGGAACACATGAG GGTCCTCAAGGACGCACTGGTTCAAAA GGCGAGAAGGGACTGAAAGGTGACCCGGGACAAAAAGGTGGAAAG GGTTCCACTGGAAAGCCTGGTCTCCATGGACAGAAG GGTGACCAAGGACTAAAAGCATACACTGGAATACGAGGACTGGATGGACCTAGGGGAAGTCCCGGGCATAGAGGGACCATG GGAATAAAAGGTCATCGTGGACCGCATGGGTTAACTGGATATCATGGAGTTGTGGGCAAACAGGGCACAACAGGAAAAACTGGTGCTCCAGGGGAAG TATATGTTATTCAAGGACACAGAGGGGAGAAAGGCCATAAAGGACCTGCCTTTTGTAATTGTTCTTCAGCAAATTCCTTCATGCCAATCCCTGGCACAGGAAGATATAATGCTGATAAGGCAGTATCT ATTTACATTGTGAATGGTGAGCGCGAGATGTCGGAGTTAAGATCTGAAAATGTTATGGTCCTGAGGAGAGATACTCGCATGCTGTTCGTCTACAGTGGCTCTGAATGGATTGATGTTATGGCTCAG AACAAACATCCCACTGCATCTGCTCTGTGA